The following proteins are co-located in the Clostridiales bacterium genome:
- a CDS encoding stage 0 sporulation family protein gives MVKVAGVRFKRAGKIYYFDPDNLQVEEGTHVIVETARGMEFGTVTSGIKEVTESEIVQPLKKIVRIADENDVNQHKENVKKKQRALELCQEKVNKHNLQMKLIDVEYTFDNSKIIFYFTADGRVDFRELVKDLAGVFKMRIELRQIGVRDEAKMVGGIGTCGKGLCCHTWLPEFEPVSIKMAKVQNLSLNPTKISGICGRLMCCLKYENDIYYELRKGMPEVGERIKTSDGVGVVIESNILENKIRVRLVIEEKNPDKPEKLSTDVYTYKKQQITRLDAKDNKDILEDIDDALLDEIKDLLKE, from the coding sequence ATGGTTAAGGTAGCCGGGGTCCGGTTTAAAAGAGCCGGAAAGATATATTATTTTGATCCAGACAATCTGCAGGTTGAGGAAGGTACTCATGTTATTGTGGAAACTGCCAGGGGAATGGAATTTGGTACGGTTACATCCGGCATCAAAGAAGTCACTGAAAGTGAAATTGTACAACCACTGAAGAAAATTGTTCGGATTGCAGATGAAAATGACGTGAACCAGCATAAGGAAAATGTAAAGAAAAAACAAAGAGCGCTGGAACTTTGTCAGGAGAAGGTTAATAAGCATAATCTGCAGATGAAACTGATTGATGTGGAGTATACTTTTGACAACAGCAAGATCATCTTCTACTTTACAGCTGACGGCAGGGTAGACTTTAGAGAACTGGTCAAGGATTTGGCTGGTGTGTTTAAAATGAGGATTGAACTTCGCCAAATCGGTGTTCGGGATGAGGCAAAGATGGTAGGCGGAATCGGCACTTGTGGAAAAGGGCTTTGCTGCCACACTTGGCTTCCAGAGTTTGAACCCGTATCCATCAAGATGGCTAAGGTACAAAACCTATCGTTGAACCCCACAAAGATTTCCGGAATTTGCGGCAGACTGATGTGCTGTTTGAAATATGAAAATGATATCTATTACGAACTGAGAAAAGGCATGCCTGAGGTGGGAGAACGGATTAAAACCAGCGATGGAGTTGGTGTGGTTATCGAATCCAATATTCTGGAAAACAAGATTCGGGTAAGGCTTGTGATAGAGGAAAAAAACCCCGACAAACCTGAAAAACTCAGCACAGATGTCTACACTTATAAAAAGCAGCAGATTACGAGACTTGATGCAAAGGATAACAAAGACATACTGGAAGACATTGATGATGCGCTGCTGGATGAAATTAAGGATTTGTTGAAAGAGTGA
- a CDS encoding tRNA1(Val) (adenine(37)-N6)-methyltransferase encodes MNELLKDGERIDEIGFGNLRLIQKPEDFCYGIDAVLLATFAQVKKRGRAVDLGTGTGIIPLILSHRTEASELVGVEIQKDSYERGLRNISLNDLSERVSIINTDIKLLTKDKKLSPGSFDTVLSNPPYVSGNGGLKNKMAAKTIARHETTAGLADFIREAALLLKDRGDFYLVHRPNRLVDICTLSRKNKLEPKELMFVSPNRTAAPNILLLHCVKNGRPELKFLDPLFVYDEEGNYTEEILKRYERI; translated from the coding sequence GTGAATGAATTATTAAAAGACGGAGAACGAATTGACGAGATCGGATTTGGGAACCTCAGGCTGATTCAAAAGCCTGAGGATTTTTGCTATGGGATTGATGCTGTGCTGCTGGCAACCTTTGCCCAGGTAAAAAAGCGAGGAAGAGCAGTGGATCTTGGGACGGGGACAGGAATAATTCCATTGATTCTAAGCCATAGAACGGAGGCGTCAGAATTGGTTGGGGTAGAGATCCAGAAGGATTCCTATGAACGGGGGCTTAGAAACATCTCCTTAAATGATTTGTCTGAACGGGTAAGTATCATCAATACTGATATCAAGCTGCTTACCAAAGATAAAAAACTCAGCCCTGGCAGTTTTGATACGGTTCTATCCAATCCACCTTATGTTTCCGGAAATGGCGGACTGAAAAACAAAATGGCAGCCAAAACGATAGCACGCCATGAAACAACGGCAGGGCTGGCGGATTTTATTAGAGAAGCAGCATTGCTGCTGAAGGATAGAGGAGATTTTTATCTGGTACATCGTCCGAATCGCCTTGTTGATATCTGTACCCTAAGCCGTAAAAATAAGCTGGAGCCAAAGGAGCTTATGTTTGTAAGCCCTAACAGAACAGCCGCCCCCAACATTCTTTTGCTCCACTGTGTAAAGAACGGAAGACCTGAGCTTAAGTTTTTGGATCCACTGTTTGTATATGATGAAGAGGGGAACTATACAGAAGAAATTCTGAAAAGATATGAACGTATCTAA
- a CDS encoding AbrB/MazE/SpoVT family DNA-binding domain-containing protein, whose protein sequence is MKATGIVRKVDELGRIVLPIELRRTLDIEIKDPIEIYVDGDYILLKKYEPACIFCGNAKNVKRIHDKNVCSDCIDELQKI, encoded by the coding sequence ATGAAGGCTACAGGTATCGTTAGAAAAGTTGACGAGCTTGGCAGAATCGTGTTACCGATAGAGCTTAGAAGGACACTTGATATTGAAATTAAGGATCCGATTGAAATCTATGTTGATGGCGACTACATCCTGTTAAAAAAATATGAACCAGCTTGCATTTTCTGTGGCAACGCAAAAAATGTTAAGAGGATTCATGACAAGAATGTTTGTTCCGATTGTATTGACGAACTGCAAAAAATCTAA
- a CDS encoding spore maturation protein translates to MMNYIWAGMLVLGILFAVINGRLNEFSEGLMKSCTDGVYFIIGLAGIMAVWSGIMNIAKETGLIDFVANKTKPFIRFLFPLGLKKDTVAMILMSFTANLFGAGNSATVFSIRAMSMLDAENQKRERASNAMCMFIAVNMSMVQLVPITVVKLRSEAGSINSGSIIIPGILAGLVSMAASILVCKFYERKSI, encoded by the coding sequence ATGATGAATTATATTTGGGCAGGGATGCTTGTTTTAGGGATTTTGTTTGCAGTCATTAACGGAAGGCTGAATGAGTTCAGTGAAGGACTTATGAAAAGCTGCACCGACGGAGTCTATTTTATCATCGGACTTGCGGGCATCATGGCTGTTTGGTCGGGGATTATGAATATTGCCAAAGAAACGGGCTTAATTGATTTTGTGGCAAATAAAACAAAACCCTTTATCCGATTTCTGTTCCCTCTGGGACTCAAAAAAGACACTGTCGCGATGATCTTGATGAGCTTTACCGCAAATCTATTCGGAGCTGGTAATAGTGCTACTGTATTTTCCATCAGGGCGATGTCGATGCTGGATGCGGAGAACCAGAAACGGGAACGTGCAAGCAATGCGATGTGCATGTTTATTGCTGTCAATATGTCTATGGTTCAGCTGGTTCCTATTACTGTTGTAAAGCTGCGAAGTGAAGCAGGCTCAATCAACTCTGGAAGCATCATCATCCCTGGTATCTTAGCGGGACTTGTATCCATGGCAGCATCTATCCTGGTATGTAAATTCTATGAGAGGAAGAGCATATGA
- a CDS encoding spore maturation protein: MIASVLSQVSLFFIPGIITIVVFYGIYKRAPVYDLFIDGAKEGLKTAMELLPFIIAIFIGIEALVSSGAMKFLEDLLGPFFQLIGIPKELISLILLRPVSGSGSLVLVERIITDYGPDSFVGRSASVMVGSCETIFYVLAVYFGVTSVKNIRHSFSAGMIGYIVGIFASLLACMYI, encoded by the coding sequence ATGATTGCATCGGTTCTCAGTCAGGTATCGTTGTTTTTTATCCCCGGAATCATAACCATTGTCGTGTTTTACGGTATTTACAAAAGGGCGCCGGTTTATGATCTTTTTATTGACGGGGCGAAGGAAGGACTAAAAACGGCAATGGAGTTGCTGCCGTTTATCATAGCTATTTTTATCGGAATAGAAGCGCTCGTAAGTTCGGGTGCTATGAAATTTTTGGAAGATCTCCTTGGGCCATTCTTTCAATTGATCGGAATCCCCAAAGAACTGATTTCACTCATTTTACTCAGACCGGTATCGGGCAGCGGATCCCTTGTTTTAGTGGAAAGAATCATAACTGATTATGGACCGGACAGCTTTGTTGGCAGATCTGCTTCTGTGATGGTAGGCAGCTGTGAGACCATATTTTATGTGCTGGCGGTATACTTCGGTGTTACTTCAGTCAAAAATATCAGGCATTCCTTCTCTGCAGGGATGATTGGTTACATTGTCGGGATTTTTGCTTCACTTTTGGCTTGCATGTATATTTGA
- the murA gene encoding UDP-N-acetylglucosamine 1-carboxyvinyltransferase has protein sequence MAKFLVDKSGPLHGEVEISGSKNAVLPIMAAAILTEENCHILDAPVLRDVDVMCKLLGSIGSEVKADYANNVVEIETKNIIAKEAPYELVKKMRASILVMGPLLARTGRARIALPGGCAIGARPINLHLKGFQALGAEIEEGHGYVEAKAEKLIGANVYLDFPSVGATENIMMAAVLAEGTTIIENVAEEPEIVDLANFLNKMGAKIKGAGTDTIKIEGVERLHGTKHAVIPDRIETGTFMVAAAITRGNVLIKNVVPDHVKPVIAKLKECGAVIEDGDDGMRVRGDINPLIATDIKTLPYPGFPTDMQSQFMALLTTVSGPSVVIETVFENRYMHIGELNRMGANIKIEGRSAIMPGDRNLQGAQVISTDLRAGAALVLAGLMAEGTTEISEVYHIERGYEDFIEKFKKLGASIRRIED, from the coding sequence GTGGCAAAATTTTTAGTTGATAAGAGCGGCCCATTACACGGAGAGGTGGAAATCAGCGGTTCGAAAAATGCAGTACTGCCAATTATGGCAGCAGCTATACTGACAGAAGAAAACTGTCACATCCTTGATGCACCTGTTTTAAGAGACGTTGATGTAATGTGCAAGCTGCTTGGCAGCATCGGCTCTGAGGTAAAAGCAGATTATGCAAATAACGTAGTTGAAATAGAAACGAAAAATATTATCGCGAAAGAAGCCCCATATGAACTGGTTAAGAAGATGAGAGCATCGATACTGGTCATGGGGCCGCTTCTTGCAAGAACAGGTAGAGCTAGAATTGCACTTCCTGGGGGGTGTGCCATCGGCGCAAGGCCCATCAACCTCCATTTGAAGGGTTTTCAGGCATTAGGCGCAGAAATAGAGGAAGGACATGGTTATGTGGAAGCTAAGGCTGAAAAACTGATTGGAGCCAACGTATACCTGGACTTTCCAAGCGTAGGTGCTACTGAAAACATTATGATGGCCGCAGTTTTGGCAGAAGGTACAACGATCATCGAAAATGTAGCGGAAGAACCTGAAATTGTTGATCTGGCAAACTTTTTAAACAAGATGGGAGCCAAAATCAAAGGAGCAGGAACTGATACAATAAAAATCGAAGGTGTTGAGCGATTGCATGGAACAAAACATGCTGTTATTCCGGATCGAATCGAAACTGGTACTTTTATGGTAGCCGCAGCGATTACAAGAGGGAACGTCTTGATTAAGAATGTTGTACCGGACCACGTAAAACCCGTGATTGCCAAACTGAAAGAATGTGGTGCGGTAATTGAAGATGGGGATGATGGAATGCGCGTGAGAGGAGATATCAATCCGCTCATAGCAACGGATATTAAAACACTCCCTTATCCTGGGTTTCCGACAGATATGCAGTCCCAATTTATGGCACTTTTGACCACGGTCTCTGGCCCCAGCGTTGTGATAGAAACCGTATTTGAAAACCGATACATGCACATCGGTGAATTGAACCGGATGGGAGCAAATATAAAAATAGAGGGAAGAAGCGCGATTATGCCGGGGGATAGAAATCTTCAGGGTGCGCAGGTTATTTCGACGGATTTAAGAGCGGGAGCTGCGTTGGTTCTGGCAGGGCTGATGGCAGAGGGTACGACTGAAATTTCTGAGGTTTATCATATTGAACGCGGCTATGAAGACTTTATTGAGAAATTCAAAAAACTGGGAGCATCCATTAGAAGAATTGAAGACTAA
- the spoIID gene encoding stage II sporulation protein D, with amino-acid sequence MKRKGYLLKSFAVICSAVIFCLIVLPLALVSLYPETDERVEIPPESPPKQESMNVPDTINVYRTATGKTESIAFEDYVMGVVAGEMPANFELEALKAQAVAARTYSLSKVVRGNPANHPSAPVCDDVHCQVYRSPGELEKIKSAEWMATGWPKIQDAVNSTKGQLMYYQGALVEQPLFHSSSGGKTENSEDVFVSAVPYLRSVDSPYETAAPHQAEQVEIPLSEFKQKVKKANPGKDLGTVSAGTVKVLERSEGGRVASLQIGNLTMKGRDMRDLFGLRSADFTVSVQGDTVVFTTDGYGHGVGMSQYGANGMAQAGYNYKQILTHFYTGVEVY; translated from the coding sequence ATGAAGCGCAAAGGATATCTTTTGAAATCATTCGCCGTTATTTGCTCAGCGGTGATTTTTTGTTTGATCGTTTTACCTCTTGCTCTGGTAAGCTTGTATCCGGAAACGGATGAGCGGGTAGAAATTCCGCCGGAGTCACCTCCAAAACAGGAAAGCATGAATGTCCCCGATACCATAAACGTCTACCGCACCGCTACCGGAAAAACAGAGTCCATAGCCTTTGAAGACTACGTTATGGGGGTTGTGGCAGGAGAAATGCCTGCCAATTTTGAATTGGAAGCCCTAAAGGCGCAAGCCGTGGCTGCCAGAACCTACTCCCTATCAAAGGTCGTTCGGGGCAACCCTGCCAATCACCCATCCGCACCGGTCTGTGATGATGTTCACTGTCAGGTATACCGCAGTCCCGGTGAATTGGAAAAAATCAAATCGGCTGAGTGGATGGCAACCGGTTGGCCGAAAATACAGGATGCTGTAAACAGCACAAAAGGACAGTTGATGTACTATCAAGGTGCGCTTGTTGAGCAGCCATTGTTTCACTCTTCCAGCGGAGGTAAAACAGAAAACTCCGAAGATGTATTCGTATCGGCAGTGCCTTATCTCAGAAGTGTAGACAGTCCCTATGAAACAGCTGCTCCCCATCAGGCAGAACAGGTAGAGATTCCCCTTTCTGAGTTTAAGCAAAAAGTGAAGAAAGCAAACCCTGGAAAGGATCTTGGCACGGTATCAGCCGGCACAGTGAAGGTCCTCGAACGAAGTGAAGGAGGACGTGTTGCCTCGCTTCAAATTGGAAACCTTACTATGAAAGGAAGGGATATGCGAGATCTTTTCGGACTGCGATCAGCAGATTTCACCGTATCAGTACAGGGTGATACGGTTGTCTTTACCACCGATGGCTATGGCCACGGCGTAGGCATGAGCCAATACGGCGCCAATGGAATGGCACAAGCGGGTTACAATTACAAACAGATTCTAACCCACTTTTACACCGGCGTCGAAGTTTATTAA
- a CDS encoding septation protein SpoVG yields the protein MKITDVRVRKVNDEGKMKAVVSVTFDDEFVVHDIKIIEGQNGLFIAMPSRKMGEGDFRDIAHPLVSETRNKIKDAIFAEYEKVLEEKIDDETESDKE from the coding sequence ATGAAAATAACTGATGTAAGAGTCCGAAAAGTAAATGATGAAGGCAAGATGAAAGCTGTCGTCTCCGTCACTTTTGACGATGAATTCGTAGTCCACGACATTAAGATCATTGAAGGCCAAAATGGTTTATTCATCGCAATGCCTAGTAGAAAAATGGGCGAAGGAGATTTCAGAGACATCGCGCACCCATTGGTTTCCGAAACACGCAACAAAATCAAAGATGCTATTTTCGCAGAATACGAAAAGGTTCTCGAAGAAAAAATCGATGATGAAACCGAATCCGATAAGGAATAA
- the purR gene encoding pur operon repressor, whose amino-acid sequence MLLMKRTERVGAIIKILSENPNRLYSLGYFCDLFQSAKSSISEDIQSAKSILEGIDLGLIETTAGAGGGVKLIPYISDTEAEKTLNQLCEKLRDKNRILGSGFLYTSDLMFDSNITKRAGEIFARRFINLGADYVVTIETKGIPVALMTAHMLNLPLVVIRRESKISEGSTVSINYFSGSAERIQKMSISKRAVTPGSKAIIIDDFMRAGGSVKGVSDMLAEFDIEIVGTGVVIASMEPQKKKISDYFPLIYLGSVDENEKSIEVFPNSLIFYKKNL is encoded by the coding sequence ATGTTACTGATGAAACGAACAGAAAGAGTAGGCGCTATCATCAAAATTTTATCCGAAAATCCCAATAGATTGTATTCGCTGGGCTACTTCTGCGACTTATTTCAGTCTGCAAAATCAAGTATCAGTGAGGATATCCAGTCTGCAAAAAGTATACTGGAAGGCATTGATCTTGGCTTGATAGAAACCACAGCAGGCGCAGGCGGCGGAGTGAAGCTCATCCCCTATATCTCAGATACGGAAGCAGAGAAAACATTAAATCAGCTCTGCGAGAAGCTTAGGGACAAGAACCGAATTCTTGGAAGCGGATTTTTATATACCTCAGATCTTATGTTTGATTCCAATATTACAAAGCGAGCGGGTGAAATTTTTGCACGTAGATTTATTAACCTGGGTGCAGATTATGTCGTCACAATAGAAACAAAGGGCATTCCTGTCGCCCTCATGACAGCGCATATGCTCAACTTGCCTTTGGTGGTGATTCGCAGAGAGAGTAAAATTTCTGAAGGTTCCACAGTCAGTATCAACTATTTTTCTGGGTCAGCAGAAAGGATCCAAAAGATGTCTATTTCAAAACGAGCTGTGACTCCCGGCTCAAAAGCAATTATCATCGATGATTTTATGCGTGCCGGCGGCAGTGTAAAAGGCGTCTCTGATATGCTTGCAGAATTTGATATTGAAATCGTTGGAACAGGCGTAGTCATTGCGTCAATGGAACCGCAAAAGAAGAAAATATCCGACTATTTCCCGTTGATTTACCTGGGTTCTGTAGATGAAAATGAGAAAAGCATAGAGGTTTTTCCGAATAGTCTGATTTTTTACAAAAAAAACTTGTAA
- a CDS encoding UDP-N-acetylmuramate--L-alanine ligase, with amino-acid sequence MLNLKNFKHVHCIGIGGIGLSAIAEIFLSRGYSVSGSDMKESEITEKLAAQGASVYLGHDGNNIKGADLVVFSAAVSQDNPEITEAEALGIPTASRAAVLGSLMKEYENSIAVAGTHGKTTTTSMISLILEKAQKDPTILVGGNLQEISGNVKVGGSEYFITEACEYMDSFLSLHPKIEIILNIDSDHLDYFKDIEHIANSFEQFAGLVPKDGTVIAYDANPFVNSILKGLNSNVVTFGFNEHCDYFASEIEFNSFGMPSFQIHHSGKILCTIQLSIPGEHNIANALAAFACCHGLGVQIESIVSTLEGYTGTQRRFDVIGITKNNIKIVDDYAHHPTEIKATLKAAQNVPHNDLWCLFQPHTYTRTLALFDEFAESFDAADKIIMAEIYAAREKNIYKISSKELVNEIKRVQPEKDVYYFANFEEIASFVINNAQSGDLVITMGAGDIYKVAEIILEKDRLL; translated from the coding sequence ATGCTGAATCTTAAAAATTTCAAGCATGTACATTGTATTGGTATTGGGGGCATTGGCCTCAGTGCTATAGCAGAAATCTTTCTTTCAAGAGGATACTCAGTTTCGGGTTCTGATATGAAGGAGAGCGAAATTACGGAAAAACTTGCGGCACAGGGAGCATCAGTTTACCTTGGCCACGATGGGAATAACATAAAAGGTGCGGATCTAGTCGTGTTTTCTGCGGCAGTTTCTCAGGATAATCCTGAGATTACAGAAGCAGAAGCGCTGGGAATTCCAACGGCATCCAGAGCAGCAGTTCTCGGTTCTTTGATGAAAGAGTATGAGAACAGCATTGCTGTTGCCGGAACACACGGAAAAACGACGACCACTTCCATGATTTCCTTAATCCTTGAAAAAGCTCAAAAGGATCCAACGATTCTCGTCGGGGGAAACTTGCAGGAAATTAGCGGAAATGTAAAAGTAGGGGGCAGTGAATATTTTATAACGGAAGCTTGTGAGTATATGGATAGTTTCCTGAGTCTGCATCCTAAAATTGAAATCATCCTGAATATTGACTCAGACCATCTGGATTATTTCAAGGATATCGAACATATCGCAAATTCTTTTGAGCAGTTTGCGGGCCTGGTACCTAAGGACGGAACGGTAATTGCCTATGATGCAAATCCTTTTGTAAACAGCATCTTGAAGGGACTAAACAGCAATGTGGTTACCTTTGGATTCAATGAGCATTGTGATTACTTTGCTTCAGAAATAGAATTCAATTCTTTTGGCATGCCATCCTTTCAAATTCATCATTCTGGTAAGATCCTTTGTACGATCCAGCTTTCTATACCGGGAGAACATAACATTGCGAATGCTTTGGCGGCGTTTGCGTGCTGTCATGGTCTTGGCGTTCAGATTGAATCCATCGTCTCAACACTGGAAGGATACACAGGAACACAGAGAAGATTTGACGTGATTGGTATCACAAAAAATAACATTAAGATTGTTGATGATTATGCACATCATCCGACGGAAATTAAGGCAACGCTGAAAGCAGCCCAGAATGTGCCGCATAATGATCTTTGGTGCTTGTTCCAGCCCCATACTTACACGAGAACACTTGCTTTATTTGATGAATTTGCTGAATCTTTTGATGCAGCAGATAAAATCATAATGGCTGAGATTTATGCTGCGCGGGAAAAAAATATTTATAAGATCAGTTCCAAGGAATTGGTTAATGAAATCAAGCGAGTTCAGCCGGAAAAAGACGTCTATTACTTCGCAAATTTCGAGGAGATTGCTAGTTTCGTCATAAATAATGCGCAGAGTGGAGACTTAGTCATCACAATGGGAGCAGGAGACATCTATAAGGTTGCTGAGATTATACTTGAAAAGGATAGGCTGCTATAG
- a CDS encoding UDP-N-acetylglucosamine diphosphorylase: MKELLEYEELERKRYEINLKHLSNGVKFIDLKAAYIDERVIIGKGTIVYPGVILEGTTQIGEACIIGQNSRIVNSEVGDSSEIQSSVILESKVGNNTSVGPFAYLRPGSRLGDHVKVGDFVEVKNSSIGNGSKASHLTYVGDSDIGEDVNLGCGVVFVNYDGKNKHRSVVKDGSFVGCNVNIVSPVVVEEGAYIAAGTTVTHDVPKGALCVGRAKEKNIEGWVARRGLISKKK; encoded by the coding sequence ATGAAAGAGCTGTTGGAATATGAAGAACTGGAAAGAAAAAGGTATGAGATCAACCTGAAGCATCTTTCAAACGGCGTCAAATTCATAGATTTAAAGGCAGCATATATTGATGAGCGTGTAATCATCGGCAAGGGAACGATTGTTTATCCCGGAGTCATCCTGGAAGGCACAACGCAGATCGGTGAGGCTTGTATCATTGGCCAAAATTCACGCATTGTCAATTCAGAAGTGGGCGACAGTTCTGAGATTCAGAGCTCTGTTATATTGGAAAGCAAGGTGGGCAATAATACTAGCGTCGGCCCCTTTGCATATCTGCGGCCAGGCAGCAGACTGGGAGACCATGTGAAGGTGGGGGATTTTGTTGAGGTTAAGAATTCATCCATCGGAAACGGTTCAAAAGCGTCCCATCTTACCTATGTAGGAGACTCCGATATCGGAGAGGATGTCAATCTGGGCTGCGGAGTGGTTTTCGTAAACTATGACGGAAAGAATAAGCATCGTTCTGTTGTAAAAGATGGGTCCTTTGTGGGCTGCAATGTGAACATCGTATCTCCAGTAGTTGTGGAGGAAGGGGCTTACATTGCCGCAGGAACGACGGTAACACATGATGTGCCGAAAGGCGCGCTTTGCGTTGGCAGAGCGAAGGAAAAGAATATCGAAGGCTGGGTAGCAAGAAGAGGATTAATCAGTAAGAAAAAGTAG
- a CDS encoding ribose-phosphate diphosphokinase yields MKNGVFTDFKIFSGNSNHELAEEIASIMGKPLGKSTVSKFSDGEISVSLWETVRGIDTYIVQSTCDPVNDSLMELCIMIDAMKRASAGRINAVIPYYGYARQDRKAKARDPITAKLVADIITSAGADRVVTMDLHAPQIQGYFNIPVDHLLGMPILVKYFREMRLDDLVVVSPDHGSVTRARNMAHPLDAPIAIVDKRRPKANVSEIMNIIGDIEGKNVILVDDMIDTAGTITNAANAMKDMGAKEVYACATHPVLSGPAIERIQESAIKELVLLNTIPLAAEKKTDKVKLLSVAPLFAEAMIRIFTNDSISRLFD; encoded by the coding sequence ATGAAGAACGGGGTCTTCACAGATTTTAAAATTTTTTCGGGAAATTCGAACCATGAATTAGCGGAGGAAATTGCTTCTATTATGGGCAAGCCCCTTGGCAAGTCAACAGTAAGCAAATTCAGCGACGGTGAAATTTCCGTAAGTTTATGGGAAACGGTCAGAGGGATCGACACATACATAGTTCAATCCACCTGTGATCCTGTAAACGACAGTCTAATGGAGCTTTGCATCATGATTGATGCTATGAAGAGGGCATCAGCGGGAAGGATCAATGCAGTTATTCCGTATTATGGTTATGCCAGACAGGACCGGAAAGCAAAAGCAAGAGATCCAATTACCGCTAAGCTTGTGGCAGACATCATCACCAGTGCAGGAGCTGATAGAGTTGTCACCATGGACCTCCATGCTCCTCAGATTCAGGGGTATTTTAATATCCCGGTGGATCATCTCCTGGGAATGCCAATTCTGGTGAAATACTTTAGAGAGATGAGGCTGGATGATCTGGTTGTTGTATCTCCGGATCACGGAAGTGTGACCAGAGCCAGAAATATGGCCCATCCGCTGGATGCTCCCATCGCCATCGTCGACAAAAGAAGACCCAAAGCGAATGTTTCGGAAATTATGAATATTATCGGTGATATTGAAGGGAAGAATGTAATTCTTGTGGACGATATGATCGATACTGCAGGTACCATAACCAATGCAGCAAACGCAATGAAGGATATGGGGGCTAAGGAAGTTTACGCCTGTGCGACACACCCCGTTCTGTCGGGACCGGCCATCGAAAGAATTCAGGAGTCTGCAATCAAAGAGTTGGTGCTCCTGAACACCATTCCTCTAGCTGCGGAAAAGAAGACGGATAAAGTAAAGCTGCTGTCTGTTGCTCCGCTCTTTGCTGAAGCGATGATCCGAATCTTTACCAATGATTCGATCAGCAGACTATTCGATTAA
- a CDS encoding aminoacyl-tRNA hydrolase gives MYVIVGLGNPGKKYENTKHNIGFITVDFLAERNNIKINKIKHKALVGEGTIAGHKVLLVKPQTYMNLSGNSVREIMDYYKADIDKLVVIYDDVDIPMGSLRIRKKGSAGTHNGMRSIIYDLQEDGFPRVRIGIGADKKIPLAGYVLGGFGKEEAKLMEDTVARAASSVECILEKGIDIAMGEYNVTRPACPPPR, from the coding sequence ATGTACGTAATAGTAGGGCTTGGAAATCCCGGTAAAAAGTATGAAAACACAAAGCATAATATCGGCTTCATTACCGTGGATTTTCTGGCTGAACGAAATAACATCAAGATCAATAAAATTAAACATAAGGCTCTGGTGGGGGAAGGCACGATTGCAGGCCATAAGGTACTGCTGGTCAAGCCGCAAACCTATATGAACCTGAGCGGGAACAGCGTGCGCGAAATCATGGACTACTACAAAGCAGATATCGATAAGCTGGTGGTCATCTATGATGACGTGGATATTCCTATGGGAAGCTTAAGGATCAGAAAAAAGGGGAGCGCCGGCACCCATAACGGCATGAGGTCAATCATCTATGATCTGCAGGAAGACGGCTTCCCTAGGGTCAGAATCGGAATCGGTGCGGATAAAAAAATACCCCTTGCGGGTTACGTTCTGGGAGGCTTCGGTAAAGAGGAAGCCAAACTGATGGAGGATACGGTTGCACGAGCTGCAAGCTCCGTCGAATGTATCCTTGAAAAAGGAATAGATATCGCCATGGGCGAATACAATGTTACGAGGCCGGCATGTCCTCCGCCTCGTTGA